From the genome of Podospora pseudoanserina strain CBS 124.78 chromosome 7 map unlocalized CBS124.78p_7.2, whole genome shotgun sequence, one region includes:
- the RIM13 gene encoding cysteine protease (MEROPS:MER0005406; COG:O; COG:T; EggNog:ENOG503NUCA): MSANWNSRSSPLNRQNEAKGLQYEALLMDGKRKDALKHAISAADFYMKAIQNGAPGVDAAKLRNKISYLLELGETIKANEKQAGLSSRPPELISTRVLSTSERTILLRSSKLHGLIFPPWTADTESKVFSGTSLNQSPDPYIDSTPFSLSPEQRAIFSGWKRPLELVPGVDDGNLEWMMTAENPIDLAQDLATDCSVVASLCAASPHFTSEKGSLLSSLMYPFDYEHKRPKVVKNGPYLFRLNFNGCWRSVAVDDRLPATSTDRTLYVVDRRNPKLLWPALVEKAYLKIRGGYDFPGSNSGTDLHVLTGWIPEQIFLKSDDIELDQTWDRIKKGYDDGNAILTLGTGNIPPEEEEALGLVREHDYAVLDVRSDGNSRSLLIKNPWVDSLVWTGVGSSATLKTHTVGSRPEHATNQFWMAFEDALQHFDSLYVNWNPNLFQFRQDHHFKWDMPDATEELVFTKNPQYSVVSSSNSPIWVLLSRHWQDGELEILRERKAERDRHNASLAHVSKQLGFMSLSIFAASPPGTRLPLPENHRCLHQGPYVDSPNTLLRYDPTPNNPQTLVVAQGELPLPTYNFTLSFFSNSPLTIRQAPEPLSHSETITGAWNRRNSGGSAAHPSYFINPQYSITLPQTTPLSLLLSTDVKDLPIHIALIYSSKNITSISGRDILVSSPEYQRGATFCQTHGSQPLAAGTYTVILSTFEPGQLGKFVLRVATEVEGGWWWGR; the protein is encoded by the exons ATGTCAGCGAACTGGAACTCCAGAAGTAGTCCACTAAATAGACAGAATGAGGCGAAAGGGCTG CAATATGAAGCGCTTCTAATGGATGGGAAGCGGAAGGATGCTTTGAAGCATGCCATCTCTGCTGCCGACTTCTACATGAAGGCCATCCAGAATGGGGCTCCAGGGGTAGACGCTGCTAAACTTCGTAACAAGATCTCATAtctgcttgagcttggcgAGACCATCAAGGCAAATGAGAAGCAAGCGGGCCTCAGCTCGAGGCCTCCTGAGCTCATATCCACCCGCGTCCTTTCCACGTCTGAAAGGACTATTCTATTAAGGTCTTCGAAGCTCCATGGCCTCATCTTTCCGCCTTGGACGGCAGACACCGAATCCAAGGTGTTCTCAGGGACATCCCTCAACCAGAGTCCCGACCCCTATAT TGATTCCAcgcctttttctctctctcccgaGCAGCGGGCCATCTTCTCTGGTTGGAAACGGCCTTTGGAACTGGTGCCCGGGGTCGACGACGGCAATCTGGAATGGATGATGACTGCTGAGAACCCAATCGACCTGGCCCAGGATTTGGCGACGGATTGTTCCGTCGTGGCCAGCTTGTGTGCTGCCTCTCCCCACTTTACCTCGGAGAAGGGTTCT TTGCTTTCCTCGCTCATGTATCCGTTCGACTATGAGCATAAGCGTCCCAAGGTTGTTAAGAATGGCCCATATCTCTTTCGTCTCAACTTTAATGGATGCTGGCGttctgttgctgttgatgaccGCCTCCCGGCTACGTCAACGGACCGGACGTTGTACGTGGTGGATCGGCGCAATCCTAAACTATTATGGCCTGCCTTGGTTGAGAAGGCATACCTGAAAATACGTGGGGGCTACGACTTTCCCGGAAGCAACTCCGGCACAGACTTGCATGTCTTGACTGGTTGGATACCAGAACAGATCTTCCTGAAGAG TGATGACATCGAGCTCGACCAAACCTGGGACAGAATTAAGAAAGGATACGATGATGGAAACGCCATCTTGACGTTGGGGACGGGGAATATCccaccagaagaagaagaggcccTGGGTTTGGTCAGGGAACATGACTATGCAGTTCTTGACGTACGAAGCGATGGTAACAGTCGTTCATTGCTGATCAAGAACCCTTGGGTCGACAGCCTGGTGTGGACAGGCGTAGGGTCTTCAGCAACCCTCAAGACGCACACCGTGGGATCAAGACCTGAGCACGCAACAAACCAGTTCTGGATGGCCTTTGAGGATGCTCTGCAGCACTTTGACTCTCTCTACGTCAACTGGAACCCAAACCTCTTCCAGTTCCGCCAAGACCACCACTTCAAATGGGACATGCCGGACGCAACAGAAGAGCTGGTCTTCACCAAGAACCCGCAATACAGCGTGGTATCCTCTTCCAACAGCCCCATATGGGTCCTCCTGAGCCGTCACTGGCAAGATGGCGAGCTTGAAATCCTGCGAGAACGAAAAGCCGAGCGAGACCGCCACAACGCTTCCCTGGCTCATGTCTCCAAGCAGCTCGGGTTCATGTCCCTCTCGATCTTTGCCGCCTCCCCGCCCGGTACCCGGCTCCCACTGCCAGAAAACCACCGGTGTCTCCACCAGGGACCCTACGTTGACAGCCCCAACACATTGCTGCGTTATGATCCCactcccaacaacccccaaaccctcGTCGTGGCCCAGGGTGAGCTTCCGCTGCCAACATACAACTTCACcctatccttcttctccaactcgcCCTTGACTATCCGTCAAGCCCCTGAACCGCTCAGCCACAGCGAAACCATCACCGGCGCCTGGAACCGGCGGAATTCAGGCGGCTCGGCGGCTCACCCGTCCTATTTCATCAACCCGCAGTATTCTATCACGCttccccaaaccacccctctaTCCCTTTTACTCTCGACAGATGTGAAAGACTTGCCAATTCACATCGCGCTGATCTACTCGTCAAAAAATATAACCAGCATCTCTGGCAGAGATATCCTGGTGTCATCACCGGAATACCAGCGAGGCGCGACGTTTTGCCAGACTCACGGGTCGCAGCCTCTGGCGGCGGGGACCTACACGGTCATCTTGTCTACTTTTGAACCGGGCCAGCTAGGGAAATTTGTGCTGAGGGTGGCGacggaggtggaaggggggtggtggtggggcagGTGA
- the ANT1 gene encoding ADP/ATP carrier protein (EggNog:ENOG503NVJN; COG:C) — protein sequence MGAQSKPAPIGPWGLATAGAAGAVFANTLVYPLDLVKTKLQVQVKANSEKGEGASDEPHYKSSWDAISRIASAEGIQGLYAGMAGSLLGVASTNFAYFYWHSTVRTLYLKHSKHTGPTSTITELSIGAVAGALAQLFTIPVAVITTRQQTQNKEDRKGFFDTAKEVIEGEDGVCGLWRGLKASLVLVVNPSITYGAYERLKETLFAGKKNLSPMEAFALGAMSKALATIVTQPLIVAKVGLQSKPPAIRQGKPFKSFVEVMQFIIQNEGALGLFKGIGPQILKGLLVQGILMMTKERVELLFILFLRYIQLVRSKQLRRSSDLAAAAKLVSPVTVK from the exons ATGGGTGCTCAGTCAAAGCCCGCCCCAATTGGGCCCTGGGGTCTTGCGACAGCAGGCGCTGCCGGTGCTGTGTTTGCCAACACGCTGGTGTATCCTCTCGATCT CGTCAAGACCAAACTCCAGGTGCAAGTAAAGGCCAACTCCgagaagggcgagggcgCCTCCGATGAGCCGCACTACAAGTCATCATGGGACGCTATCTCCAGGATTGCTTCCGCTGAAGGAATTCAGGGGCTCTATGCCGGTATGGCCGGATCGCTGCTTGGTGTCGCTTCTACCAATTTTGCCTACTTCTACTGGCATTCGACTGTTCGCACTCTGTACCTCAAGCACAGCAAGCACACGGGGCCCACCTCGACCATCACCGAACTCTCCATCGGTGCTGTTGCAGGCGCGCTTGCTCAACTCTTCACCATCCCAGTCGCAGTCATCACCACTCGGCAACAGACGCAAAACAAGGAGGACAGAAAGGGTTTCTTCGACACTGCGAAGGAGGTTattgagggcgaggatggcgttTGTGGGTTGTGGAGAGGTTTAAAGGCGAGTTTGGTGCTGGTCGTCAACCCGTCCATCACATATGGTGCCTATGAAAGGTTAAAGGAGACTCTGTTTGCCGGCAAGAAGAACCTTTCTCCGATGGAGGCATTCG CCCTCGGTGCCATGTCCAAGGCTCTCGCCACTATTGTTACTCAGCCCCTTATCGTTGCCAAGGTCGGCTTGCAGTCTAAGCCGCCAGCGATTCGTCAGGGCAAGCCATTCAAGAGCTTCGTCGAGGTGATGCAGTTCATCATCCAGAACGAAGGAGCTCTGGGTCTCTTCAAGGGCATCGGACCCCAGATTCTCAAGGGCCTGCTGGTTCAGGGCATCTTGATGATGACCAAGGAACG TGTCGAGCTTCTTTTCATTCTTTTCCTCCGTTACATTCAGCTTGTGCGTTCCAAGCAGCTCAGAAGGTCTTCTGACCTGGCTGCGGCAGCCAAGCTTGTTTCACCTGTGACTGTGAAATAA
- the rpl29 gene encoding 60S ribosomal protein L29 (COG:J; EggNog:ENOG503P6WF) yields the protein MAKSKNSSQHNQSRKAHRNGIKKPKTSRYPSLKGTDPKFRRNHRHALHGTAKALKEFKEGKRETA from the exons ATGGCCA AGTCCAAGAACTCGTCTCAGCACAACCAGTCGCGCAAGGCGCACCGGAACGG tatcaagaagcccaagacttCCAgatacccctccctcaaggGTACCGACCCCAAGTTCCGGAGAAACCACAGACATGCTCTCCACGGCACCGCCAAGGCTCTT AAGGAGttcaaggagggcaagcGGGAGACTGCTTAA
- a CDS encoding uncharacterized protein (COG:D; EggNog:ENOG503NU3B): MSLYHEAAALLTGPSTHGGSLKSRVFSNKDLKSPPAQVYALALETCKWSSVLKEVVESAELLKHERKLTPILSILLVHDHLLAKGGIALPASHGLRQSIDRHKARLTSEFTKARIRRRCPTIETFRDLIEAEYAGPVQHPRWIRVNAIKSTLDAQLETTFKGFEVVPSITQVMTAPRKKKVLCLDGHIPNLIAVPPSVLDFTKTEAYKKGEIILQDKASCFPAYLLDPRPEDGDIIDACSAPGNKTTHLAGILSERGFARGQTIHAFEKDRNRAKTLQKMIKIAGSDAKTVVHPAEDFLRADPQAEEYAHVGALLLDPSCSGSGIVGRDDVPELCLPEALASKNKPGNGKSGNKKRKRAEGEEEMKPAPAMMVDDDGQETVVSSEKDLQQRIEALAAFQLQIVLHAFEFPNARKVTYSTCSVHKGENEGVTIRALGSEVARRRGWRVLRREEQVRGMWEWDVRGEVEGCEGDKEVAEGCVRAFRDDGRGTMGFFVVMFVRDGTVDGEKKQVEEDEEGPYVRDQQGRVVRDENGIPTLKATGRKAVEVDDTEGDVRFGSGSEGEGPFVRDGDGRIVRGPDGMPTLKKGADEESEDESEDDWSGFDD; the protein is encoded by the exons ATGTCTCTCTACCACGAAGCAGCAGCGCTGCTCACAGGGCCATCGACACACGGCGGCAGCTTGAAATCACGAGTCTTTAGCAACAAGGACCTCAAGTCCCCCCCAGCGCAGGTCTACGCCCTGGCTCTAGAGACATGCAAATGGAGTTCTGTGCTCAAAGAAGTGGTTGAGAGTGCCGAATTACTCAAGCACGAGCGCAAG ctcacccccatcctctccatcctcctaGTCCACGACCACCTCCTCGCAAAAGGTGGTATCGCCCTCCCAGCCTCCCACGGCCTCCGCCAATCCATCGACCGCCACAAAGCCCGCCTCACCTCGGAATTCACCAAAGCCCGCATCCGCAGGAGATGTCCCACCATCGAAACCTTTCGCGACTTGATAGAAGCGGAATATGCCGGCCCAGTTCAGCATCCCCGATGGATCCGCGTCAATGCTATCAAATCAACCCTTGACGCACAGTTGGAGACTACCTTCAAAGGGTTTGAAGTCGTCCCCTCGATAACCCAAGTCATGACCGCCCCCCGCAAGAAAAAAGTCTTGTGTCTTGACGGTcacatccccaacctcatcgCCGTCCCCCCCTCCGTCCTCGACTTCACCAAGACGGAAGCCTACAAAAAGGGCGAGATCATCCTCCAGGACAAAGCCTCTTGCTTCCCTGCCTATCTACTTGACCCAAGACCGGAAGATGGGGATATCATTGACGCCTGCTCCGCCCCAGGGAACAAAACCACCCACCTCGCCGGGATACTCTCCGAACGGGGTTTCGCCCGAGGACAAACCATCCACGCCTTTGAAAAAGACAGAAACAGAGCCAAGACCCTGCAGAAAATGATCAAAATCGCGGGAAGTGACGCAAAGACGGTGGTTCACCCAGCAGAGGACTTCCTCCGGGCTGATCCCCAGGCGGAGGAATACGCCCATGTCGGGGCGCTGCTGCTCGACCCGAGTTGTTCGGGGAGTGGGATTGTCGGCCGTGATGATGTTCCTGAGCTTTGCCTCCCTGAGGCGTTAGCCAGCAAGAACAAACCGGGTAATGGGAAGAGtggaaacaagaaaaggaaacgggccgagggggaagaggagatgAAACCGGCaccggcgatgatggtggatgatgatggacaaGAAACGGTGGTTTCCTCTGAAAAGGACCTACAGCAAAGGATTGAGGCTTTGGCGGCGTTTCAGCTGCAGATTGTTTTGCATGCCTTTGAGTTTCCTAATGCGAGGAAGGTGACGTATTCTACGTGTTCGGTTCATAAGGGGGAGAATGAGGGGGTTACGATCAGGGCGTTGGGGTCCgaggtggcgaggaggagggggtggagggttttgaggcgggaggagcaggttagggggatgtgggagtgggatgttaggggggaggtggagggttgtGAGGGGGATAAGGAGGTCGCCGAGGGGTGTGTCAGGGCTTTTAGGGATGATGGACGGGGGACGATGGGGTTTtttgtggtgatgtttgtgAGGGACGGGAcggtggatggggagaagaagcaagtggaagaagatgaggaggggccGTATGTGAGGGATCAACAGGGGAGGGTTGTGAGGGATGAGAATGGGATTCCGACGTTGAAGGCTACCGGGAGAAAGGCggttgaggtggatgatACGGAAGGGGATGTTAGgtttgggagtgggagtgagggagaggggcCGTTTGTGAGagatggggacgggaggATCGTGAGAGGGCCGGATGGGATGCCGACTCTGAAGAAGGGGGCAGATGAAGAGAGCGAGGATGAGAGTGAGGATGATTGGAGTGGGTTTGACGATTAG
- the VTS1 gene encoding Flap-structured DNA-binding and RNA-binding protein (EggNog:ENOG503NVVA; COG:J; COG:T) codes for MLNMSNIMSNRNSTPEASNVSSLRPPSSRAVGANPHPLRASADISTLSNQAAAARIRPSSDFYGQVQGGQGQGAAELDPQDKLTQQWIADIDQYENTLEEMAAATLDQDFKDELSAIEQWFQVLSEAERTAALYALLQQTTQVQIRFFIQVLQQMGKNHPMSGVLSPANFDKDPMSNRLSDAMSKLNVDSARNSMSRASPAAKRQSGLDPSTINAMFPDAAAAIATEKAKFTQQTGQPPSTRNSLVDNRNSLAAPTISAPAEDPNGQNPASPWGPNDVNRPKSSSAGQPPMGQFVQPPPSSGALRSPRPNITGNTNIQSTTLTTGDKGVGDLPLLSPYTASGNWASMVNTPMVPTFNQGGNNADMVANATAMKLAALSTVNNRFALDDVRKYRRARSNEPDPGQNPLSPGLPNIPGAIMVSQHGGGMALGRDGMLNLQQPQQGMGFVNHRSRPNSPGVPLQNSYVPAMAFASPQNNGFLSAYDGSAGLMNNGLAPNFPPHIQVGFEGGGYHSDHSDMVRGRSPRGRRGTSKPPEDPTDPTLLQDIPSWLRSLRLHKYTDNLKDMKWTDLIELDDKQLEERGVNALGARRKMLKVFEQVKEAKNEGKLSS; via the exons ATGCTCAATATGTCTAACATTATGAGCAACCGCAACAGCACGCCCGAGGCGTCCAACGTCTCATCGCTGCGCCCCCCTTCTTCGAGGGCCGTTGGCGCGAacccccaccctcttcgTGCCTCTGCCGATATCTCTACTCTGAGCAAccaggccgccgccgcccgcaTCCGCCCCTCGTCGGACTTTTATGGTCAGGTTCAGGGCGGACAGGGCCAAGGTGCTGCTGAGTTGGATCCCCAGGATAAGCTCACCCAGCAATGGATTGCCGATATCGACCAATATGAGAACACTCTCGAGGAGATGGCTGCTGCCACCTTGGACCAGGACTTCAAGGATGAGCTCAGCGCCATTGAACAGTGGTTCCAGGTCCTGAGCGAGGCTGAGCGTACTGCGGCTCTCTACGCCCTCCTTCAGCAAACCACCCAGGTTCAAATTCGCTTCTTTATCCAGGTCTTGCAGCAGATGGGAAAGAACCACCCCATGTCGGGCGTTCTTTCCCCCGCCAACTTTGACAAAG ATCCCATGTCCAACCGCTTGAGCGATGCTATGAGCAAGCTCAATGTAGACTCGGCTCGCAACTCGATGTCCCGCGCGAGCCCCGCCGCGAAGCGTCAGTCTGGTCTCGACCCCAGCACGATCAATGCCATGTTTCccgatgccgccgccgccattgcGACTGAGAAGGCCAAGTTCACTCAGCAGACGGGCcagcccccctccacccgcaACAGCCTAGTGGACAACCGCAATTCGCTTGCGgcccccaccatctcggccccCGCCGAGGACCCCAACGGACAGAatcctgcttctccttggggtCCCAACGATGTGAACCGGCCCAAATCGTCTTCTGCTGGGCAGCCGCCGATGGGCCAGTTCGTtcagccccctccctcgagcGGTGCTCTTCGTTCACCTCGCCCCAATATCACTGGAAACACCAACATTCAGTCTACGACCTTGACGACCGGTGACAagggtgttggtgatttGCCCCTGCTTTCACCTTATACCGCCAGCGGCAACTGGGCGTCCATGGTCAACACTCCGATGGTGCCCACCTTCAATCAGGGCGGTAACAACGCCGATATGGTGGCCAACGCCACGGCCATGAAGCTGGCTGCGCTTTCTACCGTGAACAACCGGTTCGCGCTGGATGATGTGCGCAAGTATCGTCGTGCCCGATCCAATGAGCCGGATCCGGGCCAGAACCCGCTTTCTCCTGGTCTTCCCAACATCCCCGGTGCCATCATGGTCAGCCAACATGGCGGTGGCATGGCTTTGGGCCGGGATGGTATGTTGAACCTTCAGCAGCCGCAACAGGGCATGGGCTTTGTCAACCACCGGTCTCGTCCCAACTCGCCTGGTGTTCCCCTGCAGAACTCGTATGTTCCGGCCATGGCATTTGCCTCGCCGCAGAACAATGGATTCTTGAGCGCCTATGATGGGTCGGCTGGGCTTATGAACAATGGACTGGCTCCAAACTTCCCACCCCACATTCAGGTTGGATTCGAGGGCGGCGGTTACCACTCTGATCACTCTGATATGGTCCGCGGCCGCTCTCCGCGTGGTCGGAGAGGCACCTCGAAGCCCCCTGAGGATCCCACCGACCCCACTCTTTTGCAGGACATCCCGAGCTGGCTACGGAGCCTTCGTCTGCACAAGTACACGGATAACCTCAAGGACATGAAATGGACAGACCTTATTGAATTGGATGACAAGCAACTGGAGGAGCGCGGTGTCAATGCACTGGGTGCTAGACGCAAGATGCTCAAGGTCTTTGAGCAGGTCAAGG AGGCCAAAAACGAGGGCAAGTTGTCGAGCTAG
- a CDS encoding uncharacterized protein (COG:G; COG:O; EggNog:ENOG503NVEA), with protein MHFTTILATMAVTVAAAKDRRTFATLQHKGRGPLTTCRADPIVSPGGPSAHVHAVMGASNFGFNVTGESLRQSKCTTAKPKADMSSYWVPSLYFKDPETGLLEPVEFFYMVNYYFFDATDDDIKAFPLGLQIVSGNPTLRSKPSHVSDGALQLDPSKPIQAAQITCPRPNYNPPSWPDNSDGSRAGLGDPVNKGAGYGFPFQNCDAYASPMRVDVHFPSCYNPAAGLTNYKNNMAFPTPVGDKLNCPKGWIHVPHMFFETYWNTPKFLPRYQHLLGKESPFVFSNGDATGFSAHGDFISGWDEEELQHIIDTCDAGHAGLHNCPGLKHGVNPDSESCNIECPIQEKIAGTLDKLPGNNPIAGWKYGGGNVSPAPAPAVPEPEPVVEKPELETPKSSSAPAIKVEPSSSAAPAPVPSSSSAAAPPPPSTTLVTVPAPAPTKVEEPPVVEKPEPTSEAVLPPAASPKVRIVYDTVTVWQTRTVYEAPAGPTQSAKSGAEISGFKAAGCYKDQSDRVISGKILPNIGQVSNTACVEYCSSKGFSVAGTEYGGECYCGNSLNTVEKLDDSKCNMTCKGDASQKCGGDWALTVFTKGGAAPAKAEKRHVRNHNHLAHHARIPSRHLHRR; from the coding sequence atgcatttcaccaccatcttggcCACTATGGCCGTCACAGTGGCTGCCGCCAAGGACAGACGTACCTTTGCGACTCTTCAGCACAAGGGTCGGGGACCATTGACGACATGCAGAGCCGATCCCATCGTCTCACCAGGAGGCCCTTCTGCCCACGTCCACGCCGTCATGGGTGCCAGCAACTTTGGCTTCAACGTTACCGGAGAGTCTTTGCGCCAGTCCAAGTGCACCACAGCCAAGCCAAAGGCTGACATGAGCTCATACTGGGTCCCTTCACTCTACTTCAAGGACCCCGAGACCGGACTCTTGGAGCCCGTCGAGTTCTTTTACATGGTCAACTATTACTTCTTCGACGCCACCGACGACGATATCAAGGCTTTCCCTCTCGGTCTCCAGATTGTCAGCGGAAACCCCACTCTGAGGTCAAAGCCCAGCCATGTCTCTGATGGCGCCCTTCAGCTGGATCCCTCCAAGCCCATCCAGGCCGCTCAGATCACTTGCCCTCGCCCTAACTACAACCCCCCTAGCTGGCCTGACAACTCGGACGGCTCCAGGGCTGGTCTTGGTGACCCGGTCAACAAGGGTGCTGGTTATGGCTTCCCCTTCCAGAACTGCGACGCCTATGCCTCTCCCATGCGCGTGGATGTTCACTTCCCCTCTTGCTACAACCCCGCCGCCGGCCTCACCAACTACAAGAACAACATGGCTTTCCCTACCCCTGTCGGCGACAAGCTCAACTGTCCCAAGGGCTGGATCCACGTCCCTCACATGTTCTTTGAGACCTACTGGAACACCCCCAAGTTCTTGCCTCGCTACCAGCACTTGCTTGGCAAGGAGAGCCCTTTCGTCTTCTCCAACGGTGATGCCACTGGTTTCTCGGCTCACGGTGATTTCATCTCCGgctgggacgaggaggagcttcagCACATCATCGACACCTGCGACGCTGGCCATGCCGGTCTTCACAACTGCCCCGGCCTCAAGCATGGTGTCAACCCTGACAGTGAGAGCTGCAACATTGAGTGCCCCATCCAGGAGAAGATTGCCGGCACCCTTGACAAGCTTCCcggcaacaaccccatcgcTGGTTGGAAATATGGCGGCGGCAACGTCTCGCCCGCCCCCGCTCCTGCTGTTcccgagcccgagcctgTCGTCGAGAAGCCCGAGCTGGAGACTCCCAAGTCCAGCAGCGCCCCTGCTATCAAGGTAGAGCCATCAAGTTCTGCTGCCCCCGCTCCGGTCCCGTCGTCGagctctgctgctgcgccgcccccgccttccaccacccttgTCACCGTTCCCgctcccgcccccaccaAGGTTGAGGAACCCCCTGTCGTTGAGAAGCCCGAGCCTACCAGCGAGGCTGTCCTTCCTCCTGCGGCTTCTCCCAAGGTCAGGATTGTCTACGACACCGTCACCGTCTGGCAGACCAGGACCGTCTACGAGGCCCCTGCCGGCCCCACCCAGTCTGCCAAGTCTGGTGCTGAGATCTCGGGCTTCAAGGCCGCCGGCTGCTACAAGGACCAGTCTGACCGTGTCATCTCTGGCAAGATTCTACCCAACATTGGCCAGGTGAGCAACACAGCCTGCGTCGAGTACTGCTCTTCCAAGGGCTTCTCTGTTGCCGGCACCGAGTACGGCGGCGAGTGCTACTGCGGCAACAGCCTCAACACTGTCGAGAAGCTTGACGACTCCAAGTGCAACATGACCTGCAAGGGTGATGCCAGCCAGAAGTGCGGTGGTGACTGGGCCTTGACCGTCTTCACCAAGGGCGGCGCTGCCCCTGCCAAGGCTGAGAAGCGCCATGTGcgcaaccacaaccaccttGCGCACCACGCCCGCATTCCCTCTCGTCATCTCCACCGGAGGTAG
- the MFS2_2 gene encoding MFS siderochrome iron transporter 1 (EggNog:ENOG503NUV5; COG:S), translated as MASSSSSVTALPTTPPSPTPKPDMESQTDYNTTSNSNHVPHWRLVLSPSHLTPAILSHPYPGDGTESSPYIVDFLPGKSDPFNPMTYPNYKKWIITLLQAVATLAVAFASTAYSGGVFEIIRYFQVTPTMATLGISLFVFGFAIGPLLWAPLSEFYGRQPIFALTYMALMVFCAGAAGADTIETLVILRFFAGAFGSSPLTNSGGVVADMFDVNERGAAAGVFAMAPFLGPSIGPIVGGFVGESLGWRWIQGLTAIFTGTLWLLCLLYVPETYAPVLLQKRAAALTSHTGKIYISKMDLLDPSTKSQKIKTTLTRPWVLLFKEPIVLFTSIYLAIVYGTLYLLFAAFPIVYQLNRGWSPGIGGLAFVGVAVGMVFAVTYAMIDNKTRFMPLLSSGLATPESRLPPAIVGSIFLPVGLFWFAWTNGPEIHWMVSITASAFFAAGLVAVFLSLLTYMIDSYTVFAASVLAANSVLRSLFGAAFPLFTTYMYQDLGIHWASTVPAFLALACVPFPLLFWKYGARIRKRCKYAREAEEILGRMKMSHERKESSGEEGKMGGGVLSEDETVRGEETAGEEEKGVKM; from the exons ATggcatcctcttcgtcgtcggtgaCGGCTTTGCCGActacaccaccctccccaacaccaaagccagATATGGAGTCCCAGACTGAttacaacaccaccagcaacagcaatcATGTCCCTCACTGGCGTCTCGTACTGTCCCCTTCTCACCTCACGCCCGCCATATTGTCCCACCCCTACCCGGGAGATGGCACAGAATCCTCTCCCTACATCGTCGACTTCCTCCCAGGGAAATCCgaccccttcaaccccatgACCTACCCCAACTACAAGAAATGGATCATCACGTTACTGCAGGCCGTCGCAACCCTGGCAGTGGCCTTTGCTTCCACCGCCTATTCAGGCGGCGTTTTTGAAATCATCAGATACTTCCAAGTCACGCCAACCATGGCCACCCTGGGCATCTCTCTCTTCGTCTTTGGCTTCGCCATCGGCCCGTTACTTTGGGCGCCCCTAAGTGAATTCTACGGACGCCAGCCGATCTTCGCCCTGACCTACATGGCCCTCATGGTATTCTGCGCCGGAGCCGCCGGGGCAGACACAATCGAAactctcgtcatcctccgCTTCTTCGCCGGAGCCTTTGGCtcatcaccactcaccaaCTCGGGCGGCGTAGTAGCAGACATGTTTGACGTCAACG aaagaggagcCGCAGCCGGCGTCTTCGCAATGGCCCCCTTCCTCGGGCCCTCCATCGGCCCCATCGTAGGCGGCTTCGTCGGCGAATCTTTAGGGTGGCGCTGGATCCAAGGCCTAACAGCAATCTTCACCGGCACCCTCTGgctcctctgcctcctctaCGTACCCGAAACCTACgcccccgtcctcctccaaaaacgcGCGGcagccctcacctcccacacAGGGAAAATCTACATCTCCAAAATGGACCTCCTCGACCCCTCGACCAAGTcccaaaaaataaaaacaaccctcacccgcccCTGGGTCTTGCTCTTCAAAGAACCAATCGTCCTCTTCACATCAATCTACCTCGCCATCGTCTACGGAACCCTCtacctcctcttcgccgcctTCCCCATAGTCTACCAGCTCAACCGTGGCTGGTCCCCCGGCATCGGCGGCCTAGCCTTTGTCGGCGTGGCCGTCGGTATGGTTTTTGCCGTCACATACGCCATGATCGACAACAAAACCCGTTTCatgcccctcctctcctccggcCTCGCGACCCCCGAGTCTCGACTCCCTCCCGCGATCGTCGGGTCTATTTTCCTCCCTGTCGGATTGTTCTGGTTCGCGTGGACAAACGGCCCTGAGATCCACTGGATGGTCTCCATCACTGCATCCGCTTTTTTCGCCGCGGGGCTGGTGGCCGTGTTCTTGAGTTTGTTGACGTACATGATCGACAGCTACACCGTCTTTGCCGCCTCGGTCCTGGCCGCGAACTCGGTGTTGAGAAGTCTGTTTGGTGCGGCGTTTCCGCTGTTTACGACGTACATGTACCAGGACCTGGGGATTCACTGGGCGAGCACCGTCCCGGCGTTTCTCGCGTTGGCGTGCGTGCCTTTCCCCTTGTTGTTTTGGAAGTATGGGGCGAGGATCAGGAAGAGGTGCAAGTACGCgagggaggccgaggagattTTGGGACGGATGAAGATGAGTCatgagaggaaggagagcagcggcgaggaggggaagatgggagggggtgtgttgAGTGAGGATGAGACGGTGAGAGGGGAAGAGAcggccggggaggaggaaaaagggGTGAAGATGTAA